A portion of the Platichthys flesus chromosome 7, fPlaFle2.1, whole genome shotgun sequence genome contains these proteins:
- the sgk2a gene encoding serine/threonine-protein kinase Sgk2, which translates to MAVCNIRSPSSSSQEDVNLGPSANPHARPTDFDFLAVIGKGTFGKVLLAKLKADSKFYAVKVLQKKVILKKKEQKNIMAERNVLLKSLKHPFLVRLHYSFQTAEKLYFVLDYVNGGELFFHLQRERCFSEPRARFYAAEVASAIGYLHSLNIVYRDLKPENILLDSQGHVVLTDFGLCKEGVEPEGTTSTFCGTPEYLAPEVLRKEPYDRTVDWWCLGAVLYEMIYSLPPFYSRDVNEMYDGILHKTLPLPQGKSEALGSLLVGLLQKDQHRRLGAIADFLEIKNHTFFAPINWDDLDHKRITPPYNPNVRGPADTQHIDPEFTREMVPSSVGRTPELNAGTSCNNAFNGFSFVGNDDSFL; encoded by the exons ATGGCAGTCTGTAAT ATACGGTCACCATCCTCCTCGTCTCAAGAAGATGTCAACCTGGGACCTTCAGCGAACCCACA tgCCAGGCCCACTGACTTTGACTTCTTGGCTGTCATTGGCAAGGGGACCTTTGGAAAG GTGCTGCTCGCCAAGCTCAAAGCCGACAGCAAATTCTACGCCGTCAAAGTGCTGCAGAAGAAGGTCATcctgaagaagaaagag cAAAAGAACATCATGGCCGAGAGAAACGTGCTGCTGAAGAGTCTCAAACATCCGTTTCTGGTGCGGCTCCACTACTCCTTCCAGACAGCTGAGAAACTTTACTTTGTCCTGGACTACGTAAACGGGGGAGAG TTGTTCttccacctgcagagagagagatgtttctCTGAGCCCAGAGCGAGGTTCTACGCTGCGGAAGTAGCGAGCGCCATCGGCTACCTTCATTCTCTCAACATCGTTTACAG AGATCTGAAACCAGAGAATATTCTCCTTGACTCTCAG ggccATGTGGTACTGACAGATTTTGGGCTGTGCAAAGAAGGTGTGGAGCCCGAGGGAACGACCTCGACTTTCTGTGGGACTCCAGAA TACTTGGCTCCAGAGGTTCTTCGTAAGGAACCGTATGACCGGACAGTGGACTGGTGGTGTCTGGGAGCAGTTCTCTATGAGATGATCTACAGtctg CCTCCGTTCTACAGCCGTGACGTCAATGAAATGTATGATGGGATCCTCCACAAGACGCTGCCTCTGCCTCAGGGGAAGTCTGAGGCCCTGGGCTCTCTGCTGGTGGGTCTCCTGCAGAAGGACCAGCACCGACGCCTCGGGGCCATCGCTGACTTT TTAGAAATAAAGAACCACACATTCTTCGCTCCAATCAACTGGGACGACCTCGACCACAAGAGAATCACTCCTCCCTACAACCCCAATGTG AGAGGGCCAGCTGACACTCAACACATTGATCCAGAGTTCACCAGAGAGATGGTTCCCAGCTCGGTGGGTCGGACGCCGGAGCTCAACGCCGGCACCAGCTGCAACAACGCCTTCAACGGCTTCTCCTTTGTGGGCAACGACGACAGCTTTCTGTGA